The window GCGCCCGCCGGGACGGGCTGGTGGTGCTGGTGGAGGACGACCCGGCGCTGAGCGACAACCTCACCGAGCTGCTGCGCTCGCGAGGCTTCTCGTGCGTGACGGCGGCCTCGGTGCTGGACGCGGAGCGCATCGCCTGCATGGAGCCCTTCGCCGCGCTGGTGGACCTGCGCGTGCCCGGAGGCCCGGACGGCGAGGCGCTGCGGCGGCTGCGCGCGCGCTTCCCCCACCTGCCCATCTTCATCATGACGGCCTATCCGGACGTGGCGCCGATGGAGGGCGCCTCGGGCGTCTTCTCCAAGCCCTTCGACTCCGGCGTGCTGCTCCAGGCGCTGGAAACCGTGCACGCCTCGCGTGCCTCCCGTGTCCCATGAGTGAGCTCGCCCCCCAGTCCCCGCCTCGCGTGCTGGTGGTGGATGACAACGCCGCCTTCCTCGACAACCTGCACGAGCTGCTGGGCGACGCGGGCTACGCCGTGCGCGCCGCGTCCAGCTGCCGGGCCGCCCACGAGCGCGCGAAGGAGGGCTTCGACGTGGCGCTGGTGGACCTGCGCCTGCCGGATGGGGACGGCACCGCGCTGGCGGCGGAGCTGAAGGAGGGCGCGCCGGACTCGGAGGTGGTGCTGCTCACCGGCTTCGCCACGCTGGAGACGGCGGTGGCGGCGGTGCGCGCGGGCGCGTGCGCCTACCTCATGAAGCCCTGCGCGCCGCAGGAGCTGCTGCTCACGCTGGAGCAGGCCATGCGCCAGGTGCGGCTGCACGGCGAGAAGCGCGAGCTGGCGCGGCGCGCGCAGATGACGGAGAAGCTGGCCGCGGTGGGGACGATGACGGCGGGCCTGTCCCACGAGATTCGCAACCCGCTGAACGCGGCGGCGCTGCAGCTCTCCGTGCTGGAGCGCCGGCTGCGGCGGCTGCCGGAAGGCCAGCAGGGCCCGCTGCTGGAGCCGCTGCTGCTGGTGCGGGACGAGATTCGCCGGCTGGACCACATCCTGGAGGACTTCCTCCAGTTCGCCCGGCCCCGCGAGTTCCGCCCGGCCCCGGTGGACGTGCGCGAGCTGCTGCGCCGTGTGGTGGACCTCCTGAGCGGTCAGGCCGAGTCGCGCAAGGTGAGGCTGGAGCAGGCCCCGCTGGAAGCGGAGCTGCCGCCGGTGGCCGGCGAGGAGGAGCGGCTGCGCCAGGTGCTCATCAACCTGTGCCTCAACGCGCTGGAGGCGACGCCCGCGGGCAGCGCGGTGACGGTGTCCGCGGGGCACGAGGGCGGGCGGGTGTGGCTCACCGTGGACGACGCCGGGCCGGGAGTCCCGAAGGAGGTGCGGGAGCGCATCTTCGAGCCCTTCTTCACCACGAAGGCGCAGGGCTCGGGGCTGGGCCTGTCCATCGTCCACGCCATCGTCACCCAGCATGGCGGGACGCTGGAGGTGGGCGCGGCGCCGGGCGGTGGCGCCCGCTTCATCCTCCGGCTGCCGGTGGCGCGGTAGGGCCGCCCCTCAGAAGCTGCCGCCCGAGCGGTGCAGGATGCGGCCGTCCTTGTCGAACCGGGAGCAGATCATGCAGGAATGGTCGCCCGCGCCGCCCTGGACCTGGTCGAAGGTCAGGCTCGCGAGCTGCCCACCCGGCGGCTCCGTGCGGCCACCTCCGGGGTTGTTGGTGAACCAGACGTCGAACACGTAGTGCACCGCCACGGGCTTCCCATTGCGCAGGGCGGGCTCGTAGCGCCACGTGGTGAGCGTGCGGATGACGCCCTCTTCCAGTCCCCCCAGCACCTGCAGCGGCTTGCAGTCGGTGACGGTGCCCTCGGTGGTGATGGTGCAGCGGGTGACGACGGAGCCTCGGGGGAAGGAGCCCACCTGGGCCCGGAGGCCATACGTGAGGTCGCGGTAGTGGAAGCGCTCCCCGGAGACGAAGCGGGGCGGGGTGATGCCGGGCCCCAGGTCGAGGACCACGGGCTTCGTGTCCACCGCGGGCGGAGGCGTGGGGGCGACGGCGACGGCCACCGGGGCCGCCGGGGCCTCCAGCACGGGCGCGGCGACCTCCACGACAGGGGCGGAGGGCTCGGCGTCCAGCGTGTAGGGGACGCGCGGCAGCTCCGTGCGGACGATGGCGCCCGTGTCCGGGATGAGCAGCGGCGCGGAGCGCGGGGCGCGGGGCTTCACCATGGGAGCACGCGGCTCCTTCGACACGGAGCGCACGGGCGGGCGCGCCACGCGGGCGGGCACGGGGCTCGGGGGCGGGGAGGCGACGGGGACCGCGAGGAGCCGGGGCGCCGCCGGGGGGCGCCCCGGGAGGATGCGCTCTTCCAGGGACGGGGACACGGTGGCCGACGCGTCGCTGGAGGCCGGCTCCGCCCGCGCTGTCTCGGGAAGCTGCGAAGTGCCCAGCACCACCGCGAGCACCGCGCTCCCAAGCCCGCTGGCCAGTCGCCAGGGCCGGCGCGGAGCCTGGGCCTCGGAGGCGACGAGCAGGCGGCGCACGCGCAGCAGCAGCGAGCCACCGCCCGCGCCAATCGCCGGCTGGGGCGAGGGCGTCAGGCGCAGTTGCTCGATGTGGGCCAGGGCGCGCGCGTAGAGGTAGGCGTCGCCGCAGCAGTGGACGGCGAGGTCATCGGCGCAGTGCTCGCGCTCCTCGCGGATGCGGTGGGACAGCCACCAGACGGCCGGGTGGTAGAAGAGGAGCGTCTCGACGAAGGACTGGAGGAGGTTGACGAGGTAGTCGTGCCGGCGGATGTGGGCCAGCTCGTGGGAGAGGATGGCCTCCAGCTGGGAGGCGCTCAGCCCCGTCATGGCGCTGGCGGGCACGAGGATGAGGGGGCGCCACAGGCCGATGACCATGGGCACCTCGACGCTGGCGGAAGCCAGCAGGCGCACCGGGGTCGTCATGCGCATGCGGGCCAGGGCGCGCGAGAGGGCGTCATGCCAGGGGCTGGCGGCCTCCAGCGTCTGACGGCGCGACAGCCGCTGCGTCATCGTCCAGGCCAGCAGGGTGCGCAGGGAGAGCAGCAGCACGCCGCAGCACCAGGCCGGCAGGAGCCAGGGGCGCAGCGTCTCCAGGAAGTCCGAGCCCCCCAGCGGCGCGGGCACCGCCATCACCATGAAGGTGGCGTCGGCGGAGACGGTGGCGTCGGCGGCGCTGGGTACGACGGCCTGCGCGAAGACGACGCGGGCGGCCTCGGTGAGCGCGGAGAAGAAGGAGACCGCCGGGAGCACGGCCATGGCCAGCAGCCCGAGACAGGCGGTGGCATAGCGGGCGCGAGACGAGCGCTCGGGGATGAGGGCCAGCAGCCCCGCGACGACGAGGGCCACGGCGGCGCCCTGCCACAGGAAGCCGAGCAGGGCCTGCTCCAGCGCGAGGAAGAGGGGTTGCTGGGATAGCGCGTGTAGTGCGTCCATTTACTTCCCCCGCTTCTCGTGCTCGTCCAGCAGCTTGCGAATCTCCGCCAGCTCCTCGGCGGAGGCCCGCTTCATGGAGAGGGCCTGCGCCACCAGCGTGGTCGCCGAGCCGCCGAAGGCCCGGTCCATGAGGTCGCGCAGCAGGTCACGCTGGGTGCGCTTCTCGCTGATGGCGGGCTCATAGACGTGGGTGCGCTCGCTCTCGTCGCGCTGGACGATGCCCTTCTCCGTCATGTTCTGGAGGAGCTTGAGGACCGTGGTGTAGCCGGTGTCCTTGTCCTGGGTGTCGCGGAGCGACTCGTGCACCTGTCGCACCGTGCAGGGGCCCAGCTTCCAGAGGACCCGAAGGATGGCCAGCTCGGCCCGCGTGGGTTGCGGCGGAACGGGAGTCATGTGGGGACTATTACGATGTCCGTCGTATCTGTCAACGACGTGCGTCGTAGATGTCCTGGGCACGACGGCGCGCCCCCGCCGCGCGCTCAGGGAGTGGCGTCGGCGGCGGCCGGCGCGGGAGTCCCGGTGCGGAGCTTCTTGAGGCGGTCGAGGTCCTGGGTGCCG of the Pyxidicoccus trucidator genome contains:
- a CDS encoding response regulator, whose product is MRQYLLLDDNRAFAENLAEILRDEGNQATVVTSGDEALRLARTTRFDALLTDMRMPGMSGADAVHHLRRVDPGLAAVVITAYPREDDLETARREGLFAVLPKPVPIPTLVGLLSCARRDGLVVLVEDDPALSDNLTELLRSRGFSCVTAASVLDAERIACMEPFAALVDLRVPGGPDGEALRRLRARFPHLPIFIMTAYPDVAPMEGASGVFSKPFDSGVLLQALETVHASRASRVP
- a CDS encoding sensor histidine kinase translates to MSELAPQSPPRVLVVDDNAAFLDNLHELLGDAGYAVRAASSCRAAHERAKEGFDVALVDLRLPDGDGTALAAELKEGAPDSEVVLLTGFATLETAVAAVRAGACAYLMKPCAPQELLLTLEQAMRQVRLHGEKRELARRAQMTEKLAAVGTMTAGLSHEIRNPLNAAALQLSVLERRLRRLPEGQQGPLLEPLLLVRDEIRRLDHILEDFLQFARPREFRPAPVDVRELLRRVVDLLSGQAESRKVRLEQAPLEAELPPVAGEEERLRQVLINLCLNALEATPAGSAVTVSAGHEGGRVWLTVDDAGPGVPKEVRERIFEPFFTTKAQGSGLGLSIVHAIVTQHGGTLEVGAAPGGGARFILRLPVAR
- a CDS encoding BlaI/MecI/CopY family transcriptional regulator, giving the protein MTPVPPQPTRAELAILRVLWKLGPCTVRQVHESLRDTQDKDTGYTTVLKLLQNMTEKGIVQRDESERTHVYEPAISEKRTQRDLLRDLMDRAFGGSATTLVAQALSMKRASAEELAEIRKLLDEHEKRGK
- a CDS encoding M56 family metallopeptidase, giving the protein MDALHALSQQPLFLALEQALLGFLWQGAAVALVVAGLLALIPERSSRARYATACLGLLAMAVLPAVSFFSALTEAARVVFAQAVVPSAADATVSADATFMVMAVPAPLGGSDFLETLRPWLLPAWCCGVLLLSLRTLLAWTMTQRLSRRQTLEAASPWHDALSRALARMRMTTPVRLLASASVEVPMVIGLWRPLILVPASAMTGLSASQLEAILSHELAHIRRHDYLVNLLQSFVETLLFYHPAVWWLSHRIREEREHCADDLAVHCCGDAYLYARALAHIEQLRLTPSPQPAIGAGGGSLLLRVRRLLVASEAQAPRRPWRLASGLGSAVLAVVLGTSQLPETARAEPASSDASATVSPSLEERILPGRPPAAPRLLAVPVASPPPSPVPARVARPPVRSVSKEPRAPMVKPRAPRSAPLLIPDTGAIVRTELPRVPYTLDAEPSAPVVEVAAPVLEAPAAPVAVAVAPTPPPAVDTKPVVLDLGPGITPPRFVSGERFHYRDLTYGLRAQVGSFPRGSVVTRCTITTEGTVTDCKPLQVLGGLEEGVIRTLTTWRYEPALRNGKPVAVHYVFDVWFTNNPGGGRTEPPGGQLASLTFDQVQGGAGDHSCMICSRFDKDGRILHRSGGSF